GGCTATAGGCCCAGCGCGCTTGGAATGGGACTGTGGAAAAATCCCTGTCAGAGATCTTCCTCGTCAATCAGTATGGTTGTACCATATGGGCCGCTTACAATTGGGATCACCCCATATCTCGGAAGATCGGCAACAAATTGGAATCAGTATCCCCGTGACTCAGGCACTGCTGCAACATATCGTAAAGATGATGACCGTAATTATTTCGGAGGAGTATATGGAGATATTGTATACAGAAATGGTCCCCTGGTAGTCGATTTAAGTTCTACGGCTTACCGGGACAATTCCTCCCAACTTGTCGACATGCGTAATGCTGCAACCGGCGTTCCAGCTACGCTGACTCCTGTGATCACACCGATACCGGATCGTCTGGTTTATGAGTTGACTCTCGCAGTAAAGTATTTCAACGGGCGCTTTTTCTTCAATGTCGAGGGCGACTATTACTCGCATTACAGATCGGGACTTGGGGCAACAGAATTGCGAGGTGGTACGCGCTATCAACTTCTCGATTCCGACGTTAAAGCTTGGATTTATGGAATCGAAACGGGAATATTGGTCGGACCGGCAAAATTATCCTTCTCATATGCGAGGGCCACAGGAGACGATCCTAACACGAGGAATGACGATGAAGATGTTGCAAGAGGTTCGACAGGCCTTAATAATTGTGCCATGAGGTACTGGGCTTTTCTGATGTACCACATGTATGGAACAGGAACAAATTGGAATGCTTCTGGCGACGGTCAGCCCACGAATGTTCATCATGTGGGAGCGAGACTTGATTATGCAGTGGCTTCGAACCTCAATGCTTTCGTCACAAACTCATGGGCGTGGCGAGATCAGCCCAATGCGTTCATACTGGGCGGCAATTATTCGCACACCCTTGCACGTTTTACCAATGACACGATGGCTCAACAACAAGGGATTCCCGGTTTTGGAGCGCCTGTGCCCGGCCTGCAAGCCGTGCCCGATCATGCGCGAGATGTGGGTTGGGAAGTGGATTTCGGCTGGAACTGGAAGGTCCTGGAGAATCTTACGTGGAACAGTGTTCTGGCCTTTTGGCAACCAGGAACATGGTGGTCGTACGCCTACCCGAATACTGCCGAGATCTACCGTAGAAACGGAGGTACAGTCCCGCAAGCACCATTGGATCAAGTGGGAGCAACTTCCGGTGTCGGTCGCAAAATCGATCCATTGATTGGATTCGAGAGCAGTCTAATTGTCGATTTTTGATTCCCATTCATGAACCCGTCGGAACATTTTTCTTGACCCAATTAGTAAACTAGTATCTAATGGAATTCAGGAGACTTGTTGGCACGGCAATATCGCCCTTTCTTTGCCGATCTCCCACCTTGACGAAACATTTGTGAGTAGAAGAGTGTAAAACTCTTCTGAAGTCGTCAACGGGAGCCAATATGTGCTCCCCACAATCCTAGTCCGTAAGGACTTTTTTTCTCTCATCACTGAAAAATCGTTCTGGATGCAATTCGCGGGAACCCCCATCTTCTCGTGGCATCCGGCACTCAGATCCGTCGAATAAGAAAAGTCGCTCTGTGGATGGCACGCCTCTCTCTCTACCCTATGGGATGGTGAGTGAGAATGATCAAGCGGTCCCGTGCTTCGAACAATCCTTTGGGAAACCTGTCCTCTCATTGGGCCAAGTGTAGGGCTGTAATCTTGTTCTTATTTCTCGTGTTTTCATGGATCCCATCATCCGCTGCCCTTCCCGAAATTCTCGGACTGCAAATGAACATGACGAGGTCTGCGGTGGAAGAAATTTTCAAAAAGAACAGCATTCCTGCTGCGGAGTTGGATCGGCAGAAGATTACTGCCGCTAGGCTGCCGGTTTCATTGGAAGGCATCCGTGAAGTGAAGCTTTCCTTTGATGGAGACAGCTTGAAGAAAATCGTCATTGTCTTTGAGATACCGCCGTATGAATCCACCGCCGACACGCTTGTCGCAAATTATCGAAGGGAAAAAGAAAGAGTGAAGAAACTATTCGGCACTCCAGCGGGGGATGTGGCCGAACTCAAGTCACCGACTCCTGAAGAACGTTACCAATGGCTTGCCCGGGGACGCGGCTATTGCCGAACGATCTGGAAGATTCCCGAAGCCACCATAACCCTGTGGCTTTACGCTGAAGATGATGGACTGGTTTTTCAAGAAATATACGAGAGTCAGTAATCAAGCTCATGTCTTAGAGGTCAACTTTGCCCCGCAACTTCACGAGACCAAAGAGGAGGATCGAAATGGCACGCAGATGGATCTGGATTATGGCGATCTTGGCTGTATGCATTCTCGTCAGCACTGGTCTTGTTTCATGTGACAAAGGAAAGCCGCTCTCCCAAATGGGCCCGGCAAAATATGTGGGATCTGACAAGTGCGCTGAATGCCACAGCAGGATCGCTATCACCTTTCGTAACACACTACATCAAAAGGTCATACAGGATACAAGAAAGAATCCAAGGGCCATTCAGGGCAATTTCGTACACCCCGATCCTTTAGTGGATTTCAAGCCTGATGACGTTGTCATGACTCACGGGGTCCAGTGGAAGCAACGCTATGTAGATAAAGACTGGCGTACGCGTGTTGCTCAATGGAATTTCGAGACTGAGAAATGGTCCCCTTACAATGCCGCTGGTTGGAAAGAAGCGGACTGGCGCAAAAAATGTGGCTATTGCCACGTGGTGGGATTTGACTATGACAAACTCACCTGGAGTGAACTGAGCGTCGGATGCGAAGCGTGTCACGGTCCTGCCAGCAACCATATTGACTCCAAGTTGGAAGACAAGATCAAGACCATAGTAAATCCTGCCACGCTGCCGTTCCGTGCAGCTTCAGACATTTGCGGCCAGTGTCATACGCGAGGCAAAAGTCCAGATAAGAAATGGGATTCTCCTGTAGGCTTCAGAGTGGGAGATTATCTGGGGCCGCAACATTTCACCGTCGCGGAAAAGTCAGATATGTCGGCCTGGTGGCCCAGCGGACATGTAAAACAGCACCGTCAACAGTACCCGGAATGGAAAGGAAGTCAACACGCCAAGGCAGGTATTGGTTGCAGCACATGTCACAGTGTTCATGAGGCAAGAACGAAGTTCGCAACAACCATGAATCCCAATAATTTGTGCCAGAGTTGCCACGGAAATGTAAGTACCGATTCCATCAGGGGACATGCTCCAATCGCAGGAGCACCTCAACATTCCGATTGTATCGGCTGCCACATGCCTCCAACCGGAGCCAGTTCAACCCGTGGCGATGAAAGAAGCCACCAGTTTAGGACCATTCCGCCGAAAGTTACTGTGGAACTCGGAGCCGGAGATCCTGCCAAACAGCCCAATTCTTGTAATCATTGCCATTCGCACAAAAATCAGAAACCCGAACAACTTCAGAAGGCCTTGGATGACGGCAAAAAATTGTTGGAAAAGATCACGATCACGAGTGTGACTCAACAATGAAAGAGGCTGTGAAATGGCAATAGCGAAAACTCTCAGCATAATAATCATTGTTGGGATTCTGATCTTCATTGGGGCAGTCACTTTGGGCGGGATGGCGGTTTATTCCAAACAATCGAGCTTCTGTGCCAGTTGCAAGATCATGCAGACTCGCTATGTTGCTTGGGAGAGATCGACCCATGCGCGTTCTGTCCACGCGAAAGCCGACTGCATAACTTGCCACTCCGAACCCGGCATTATTGGCGAATTCAAAGCACATCTAAACGGTGCCCGTTACGTTTTCGAACGCGTGACGGGCGCGCACAAGGGTGCAATTCTCGGTGCCAAAGTGTACACGAGATCCTGTCAGGAATGTCACAATGTACGCGAAATCAGAACCAAGAATGCAGGACATGAAGTGAATCATGTGGCACATTTGGGTCATAACGTGCAATGCGTCCAATGCCATCCGGACCTGGCCCACGGCACTCTTGTTGGAGACCCGTCTATTCACCCTATGCGAACGTGTGTTGCATGCCATCGCCAGCAGCAATACCAAATGGCCAACTGCGTAGTATGTCATCCAAAGATTATGATCACTAACCTGTTTCTTTCAGCAAAGCCTATGCGGAATCCTTTGTGACGCCGGGAGGAGTTCTCATACCGATTCGCTTTTGCTCTTATAATCTGGCAGGCTTGAGGTATCCTTCGCTCCGGACGACGCAAGGCCGTCCAATCACTCCGCTCAGAACACCTCAGCCTTCGCCATCTTATATGCACAATTGCGAAATGGTATCAGTACCATACATTCCATGCAGGAACACAGGCTGAATAATACACAACATTGTTTCCTGAAGGAGCACTTGCCGCTTGTGCCGGCTGGTTCCACGTAGAATTTTGCGTCCCCTGCTGCACTGGTTGATTCGAGGCTGCGGATCCCGCTGCGGCGGGAACTCCCCATTGAGTCCAGCATTGGGGTGCAGGGTTGTAACACACTGTATTGGGATAGTAAAAACACATCGGTTGAGTCGCTACGGACCCAGTTTGCGGAGTCTGCATCGTTTGGCTCTGCACGGGAGGAACCGGCGGGTATCGTCCCGTATTATCGCTCCCCGCACCGGCAGATGTACCCCACGAATTGCCGTTTGCGCCGGGAAGATAACAAACCGTTCCCGGAACAGAGTACACAATCTGCGAGGTCGTCTGGGGCGCAGGCTGAGTGACAGCAACTCTCGTGCTAGGTGCAGGCTTTACCATTGAATGCCTTACTGGCGTAATATTCGTCTTTTTTCGGTTGGCTGCATGCACCGGCGAACTCCAGACAGTGGCGCTCACAATAGAGGCGACGAGGAGAAGAACTAAGTAACAGATTTTCATAATTAAAACTCCTTCTGCTCATTCTGTATCAAACAACGACGCATCAGTGATTCGATCATAAAATCTGAGCATTATGTACATAAGATGCTCATGGATATATCAAGATTCCAAAGCCGTAAAGTGAGCGTATGAGCGTATTTTTTTGCACAATGTATGTTTGTCGTTCCGTATGTTGGACTTGCAGATTTCCTTCGATTGAGCAATAATTCGGGTCCTGTCAACATTTGATTCGTCCGTAGTCTGAGTCCCTCGTTTTGTTAATGCAACCAAGTTTACTCTTTGCAAGGCTCTTGTTCCTACGGACTTCTTTGGGAGGCGCTATGTTACGTCTTTATCTGCAAAAAGTTCTGCCAGTCTATTGTATGGTGATTTTGCTGAATATGAGCGTTTCGGCTGAAGCTCGAGCTCCAATATATTGGGAAGTCATGCTCTGGCCGACTCCTCAGGAAATTACCGTCAAAGTAGTTCCACGAACTCGGGTCAGAGAAGTAACATTCCAAGTGGAATTTTTCGATGAATCAGGTAAGTCAATTGCTGTGCAGACATTGCCGTTCACGGATTCGGAGCAGGCCGAATTGGATTCAGGGAAGCAGTATTCGAAAAAGTTCTCTCATTCGGTGAGCAATGCGAAGGAAGTGAAAGGAAAACTTATGTTTGGAAAAGCCGCCCTGAGTTCTCCGAAAGCAGCAGCCGATTCTGCAGTGAACGAACTTGATAAAGGAATACCACCCTTATCTGAATAGATCCCCGTGGTGAATTCACAAAAATGGCCTCGCACCAGGACGAGGCCATTCTTGTATCCATCTTTTATAGTCAGTGCCAAAAATTCTGTCGTTTATCCCTCGTGTGAATTACAGGATATTGGTAGGGACCGGCGTCCCTGCCGGTCCATTCTATCGATATCATTGATCATATTGAAGATGTGCCGGCACGGAGGCACGGCACCCACCAATATTCCTAATCTTCAATCGGTCACTAATTTTGGTAACTTATATGATAGATATAAGGTGTTGCTCTTTTCAGAAATTGTAACCGGCTTCACCATGAATCGCCGTGTCCAGGCCCTCCTCTTCTTGATCTCGAGGAACACGCATGTACAGGAATAAATTGAGCACGAACATCAGTATAAAAGTTGCCGAGAAGGCGTAGATCGATGTGCCTACCACCGCAATAATCTGTGTGGTGAACTGTCCCACGTTTCCGTAGACAAGTCCGTCCACGCCGCCGATTTCTTTTGCCGCAAAAATTCCGGTGGCAATGGCACCCCATGCGCCTCCCACAGCATGGATTCCAAAAACGTCCAAAGAATCGTCATATCCCAGGAATTTTTTGGAGTAGCAGGCGAAGAAACAGAGTGCTCCCGCGACCAGCCCCAGGACCAGAGCGGAGACCGGACCCACGTACCCGGCCGCGGGTGTGATGGCAACCAGCCCCCCAACAGCTCCGGAAGCCATACCGAGAGTTGTCGGCCTGCCTTGAACGATCCATTCCGAGCAAACCCACGACAGGACAGCAGCCGATGCAGCGATCTGGGTCACCAGAAAGGCCATCGCAGCACTTTCATTAGCTTTCAGCGCACTACCGGAGTTGAAGCCGTACCATCCTATCCACAGTAATCCGGCGCCGACCAGGGTGAGCGTCAGATTGTGCGGCATAATGGGTTTTTCTCCGTAGCCGTCACGTTTGCCCAAACTCAAGGCACATGCCAACCCGGCCATACCCGCGCTGATATGGACTACGGTCCCTCCCGCAAAATCGAGAGCACCCATATTGGAGAGCCAGCCATCGGGTCCCCACACCCAGTGCGCCAATGGACAGTAAACGAAAGTTGACCATAACGCGATAAAGATGAGGAACGGGCCGAAGTTCATTCTTTCTGCAAAAGCACCGGTAATAAGTGCCGGAGTGATGACTGCGAATCCGCACTGGAATACTACGAACGTAGCCGCGGCAATGGTAGAGCCCGTCCACAATTCACCGGCTATATGATTCAACCCGAAGTACTTCGTTCCCCCGAGAAACCCATGAAATACATCCGGGCCGAATGCCAGGCTAAATCCCCAGAGCATCCATACTACGGATACCAATCCCATGACAATAAAGCTTTGCATAATGGTTGCGAGCACGTTTTTCGTTCTCGTCATGCCTCCATAGAACAATGCCACTGCAGGAGTCATCAAGAAAACCAGCGCAGCGGAAGCCAAAACCCAGGCATTATCTCCGGTATTCATATCGCTGTACCTCTCTCACCTGACATAAAATTGAACACGATTTCTACGAGCAAGAGATGTACCAGCAGAACCAGCCCCTGATGCGGCTTCGATCAATCCCCACAATATTGAAGAATTGCACAAGATATAAGAACAGTCGAAGCTTCAGAAATGTATGTATTAAATGTAAAACGTACATACTTGTACTAGTCTTCCTTTATCTGAGTGACTCTTTACAAAAGGACCTTTATGCCTCAGCCATAAGGTGTAAGCACTGAAATGAGATAGCAGATTATAGTTTCTATTACTGAAATATGAGTATTATGCAAAGAAGCCAACCATAGAATTTGGTTGACAAGTAAAAGCTGCTTTGGCAGGGTTTATTGTTGGGGATATTTATTTCTCTAGAGCTTTGTATTGGTTACTGAGGGGGACTCCGTCAGAATCCAAAGAAGGTAACTGGTGCCGACGATATCAAGGCTCAAGCACCTATAGTGCTCGCTTGGGGGATGGTGCGTTCTCTTTTCGCCTTGCCGAAATTGCATTTGAATGGAGGTTTATATGTTTCAGGGACAATTCATGCTCGAACAGTTGGAAGAACGGATTGTCTTGGACGGAGCAGTCGCAGACGTGCAGGATGTTCAAGACCAAACATCGGATGCGAATTCCGTAGATAGCCTCGGTTGGGTCTATGTTAATGACGGGTGGTGGTACGAGGACACGGGTTCGGGCTGGTGGTTCAACGAGAATTCCGGTTGGTGGTGGAATGAGAATGATGGATGGTGGCTCAAATCAGAAAACGGGTTCGATTTCTGGTACCGCGGCGAGCACCAGTACTGGGCCAATGAGATTTCCACG
The sequence above is a segment of the Desulfomonile tiedjei DSM 6799 genome. Coding sequences within it:
- a CDS encoding multiheme c-type cytochrome, whose translation is MARRWIWIMAILAVCILVSTGLVSCDKGKPLSQMGPAKYVGSDKCAECHSRIAITFRNTLHQKVIQDTRKNPRAIQGNFVHPDPLVDFKPDDVVMTHGVQWKQRYVDKDWRTRVAQWNFETEKWSPYNAAGWKEADWRKKCGYCHVVGFDYDKLTWSELSVGCEACHGPASNHIDSKLEDKIKTIVNPATLPFRAASDICGQCHTRGKSPDKKWDSPVGFRVGDYLGPQHFTVAEKSDMSAWWPSGHVKQHRQQYPEWKGSQHAKAGIGCSTCHSVHEARTKFATTMNPNNLCQSCHGNVSTDSIRGHAPIAGAPQHSDCIGCHMPPTGASSTRGDERSHQFRTIPPKVTVELGAGDPAKQPNSCNHCHSHKNQKPEQLQKALDDGKKLLEKITITSVTQQ
- a CDS encoding NapC/NirT family cytochrome c → MAIAKTLSIIIIVGILIFIGAVTLGGMAVYSKQSSFCASCKIMQTRYVAWERSTHARSVHAKADCITCHSEPGIIGEFKAHLNGARYVFERVTGAHKGAILGAKVYTRSCQECHNVREIRTKNAGHEVNHVAHLGHNVQCVQCHPDLAHGTLVGDPSIHPMRTCVACHRQQQYQMANCVVCHPKIMITNLFLSAKPMRNPL
- a CDS encoding ammonium transporter, with the translated sequence MNTGDNAWVLASAALVFLMTPAVALFYGGMTRTKNVLATIMQSFIVMGLVSVVWMLWGFSLAFGPDVFHGFLGGTKYFGLNHIAGELWTGSTIAAATFVVFQCGFAVITPALITGAFAERMNFGPFLIFIALWSTFVYCPLAHWVWGPDGWLSNMGALDFAGGTVVHISAGMAGLACALSLGKRDGYGEKPIMPHNLTLTLVGAGLLWIGWYGFNSGSALKANESAAMAFLVTQIAASAAVLSWVCSEWIVQGRPTTLGMASGAVGGLVAITPAAGYVGPVSALVLGLVAGALCFFACYSKKFLGYDDSLDVFGIHAVGGAWGAIATGIFAAKEIGGVDGLVYGNVGQFTTQIIAVVGTSIYAFSATFILMFVLNLFLYMRVPRDQEEEGLDTAIHGEAGYNF